A part of Saliniradius amylolyticus genomic DNA contains:
- the fadE gene encoding acyl-CoA dehydrogenase FadE gives MHSLLWLLVIVVALGAAAYWRLKLSATTLLIAAILAAGTLIGGVNQWGWIAFAILALPFNLKAIRKNYLSAPMLAMYRKIMPSMSRTEQEAIDAGTVWWDGELFSGKPNWSSLHNQPKARLTEEEQAFLDGPCEEACRMADEWEINHERADLPPELWQFLKDNKFFAMIIKKEFGGLEFSAYAQSRVLQKLAGSGAVLASTVGVPNSLGPGELLQHYGTEEQKDHYLPRLADGREIPCFALTSPEAGSDAGAIPDTGVVCKGEFNGEEVLGMRLNFSKRYITLAPVATVVGLAFKLYDPDGLLGDQEDLGITCALLPSETKGLEIGRRHFPLNVPFQNGPIKGEDVFVPLDYIIGGKKMAGQGWRMLMECLSVGRCITLPSNSAGGVKSVALATGAYSRIRRQFKLPIGKMEGVEEMLGRIGANAYMMDAVTSMTTKALDMGEKPSVISAICKYHLTERMRQSVIDSMDVHGGKGIILGPNNYIGRAYQGAPIAITVEGANILTRNMMIYGQGAMRCHPFVLRELYAAQSDDANEALSEFDKAVFGHIGFAISNFFRAKWFGFTGGHFIGTPYNDETKAYYQGLERYSTVLAMLSDVAMGVLGGELKRKERVSARLGDILSYLYLGSAVLKRYQDEGRIKEDLPMVHWSMQDLLYRTETAVMDLLDNFPAKGLGKVLKLAVMPFGPRYKKPSDKLDHAIAKILQTPCEARNRLGEGQYLTREEGNPFGQLEQALDDILAAEPLYDKVCKAADKPLPFFYLDQVADKGLELGVLSEQEAELLRRAEQERLTVINVDDFDTEDLVAGRQRTDTSKEKAA, from the coding sequence ATGCACAGTTTATTATGGCTTCTCGTCATTGTGGTAGCACTGGGTGCTGCCGCATACTGGCGCTTAAAGCTAAGCGCCACTACCTTATTAATCGCAGCAATTCTGGCTGCCGGCACCCTGATAGGTGGCGTCAACCAGTGGGGCTGGATCGCCTTTGCCATTCTGGCTCTGCCCTTTAACCTTAAGGCTATTCGTAAAAACTACCTATCGGCTCCCATGCTCGCCATGTATCGCAAGATCATGCCCAGTATGTCGCGAACCGAGCAGGAAGCCATTGATGCCGGCACCGTCTGGTGGGATGGCGAGCTTTTTAGCGGTAAACCGAATTGGTCAAGTCTGCACAACCAGCCCAAGGCCCGACTGACCGAGGAAGAACAAGCCTTTCTGGATGGTCCATGTGAGGAAGCTTGCCGCATGGCCGACGAGTGGGAAATTAACCACGAGCGTGCCGATTTGCCTCCGGAGCTATGGCAATTCTTAAAGGACAATAAGTTCTTCGCCATGATCATCAAAAAAGAATTTGGTGGCTTGGAGTTTTCTGCTTACGCCCAGTCCCGGGTACTACAGAAGTTGGCTGGTTCTGGCGCTGTTTTGGCGTCCACGGTCGGTGTCCCCAACTCTTTGGGTCCCGGTGAGCTGCTACAGCACTATGGTACCGAAGAGCAAAAAGATCATTACTTGCCCCGACTGGCTGACGGCCGTGAAATCCCCTGTTTTGCACTGACCAGCCCAGAAGCAGGTTCCGATGCGGGTGCTATTCCGGACACCGGTGTAGTCTGTAAAGGGGAGTTTAACGGGGAAGAGGTTCTGGGCATGCGCCTGAATTTCTCCAAACGTTACATCACTCTGGCGCCGGTTGCCACAGTGGTCGGCCTGGCATTCAAGCTCTATGATCCCGACGGTCTGCTGGGCGACCAGGAAGATCTTGGCATCACCTGTGCCCTGCTTCCCAGCGAGACCAAAGGGCTGGAAATTGGTCGTCGCCATTTCCCACTTAACGTACCGTTCCAGAATGGTCCGATTAAAGGTGAAGACGTCTTTGTACCGCTGGATTACATCATTGGTGGTAAGAAAATGGCTGGTCAGGGCTGGCGCATGCTGATGGAATGCCTGTCGGTCGGCCGTTGCATCACTCTGCCGTCCAACTCTGCCGGTGGTGTTAAGTCCGTTGCTCTTGCGACAGGGGCCTATTCGCGCATCCGCCGGCAATTCAAGCTGCCCATCGGTAAAATGGAAGGTGTTGAAGAGATGCTCGGGCGTATTGGCGCCAATGCCTATATGATGGATGCAGTGACCAGCATGACCACCAAGGCACTGGATATGGGTGAAAAGCCCTCCGTGATCTCTGCCATCTGTAAGTATCACCTTACCGAGCGTATGCGCCAGTCCGTTATTGACTCTATGGATGTGCACGGCGGTAAAGGCATCATCCTGGGCCCGAACAACTACATTGGCCGAGCCTATCAAGGTGCGCCTATTGCCATTACTGTCGAGGGTGCCAACATTCTCACCCGTAATATGATGATTTACGGTCAGGGCGCCATGCGCTGCCACCCTTTTGTATTGCGGGAGCTTTACGCGGCGCAAAGCGACGATGCCAATGAGGCATTAAGCGAATTTGATAAGGCCGTCTTTGGTCATATTGGTTTTGCCATCAGTAACTTCTTCAGGGCCAAATGGTTTGGTTTCACCGGCGGACACTTTATCGGTACCCCCTATAACGATGAAACCAAAGCCTATTATCAGGGCCTGGAGCGTTATTCAACAGTACTGGCCATGTTATCCGACGTTGCCATGGGCGTTCTGGGTGGCGAACTAAAACGTAAAGAGCGAGTCTCAGCGCGACTTGGCGATATTCTCTCTTACCTCTATCTGGGCAGTGCGGTCTTAAAACGGTATCAGGATGAGGGCCGCATTAAAGAGGACCTACCTATGGTTCATTGGTCCATGCAGGACTTGCTGTACCGTACAGAAACCGCTGTCATGGACCTGCTGGATAACTTCCCGGCCAAAGGTTTGGGTAAAGTACTGAAGCTCGCTGTGATGCCTTTCGGCCCGCGCTATAAAAAGCCCTCAGATAAGTTGGATCATGCTATCGCCAAGATCCTTCAGACCCCGTGCGAAGCTCGTAATCGCCTGGGCGAAGGTCAGTATCTGACGCGGGAAGAAGGCAATCCGTTCGGACAGCTAGAGCAGGCGCTGGACGATATTCTTGCCGCCGAGCCTCTGTATGACAAGGTATGCAAAGCCGCAGACAAACCCCTGCCTTTCTTCTATCTCGACCAGGTGGCAGATAAGGGTCTGGAGCTGGGCGTTCTGAGCGAACAGGAAGCTGAGCTGTTGCGTCGTGCAGAACAAGAGAGATTAACGGTTATCAACGTGGATGACTTTGATACCGAAGATCTTGTCGCAGGCCGTCAGCGAACGGATACATCCAAAGAAAAAGCAGCCTGA
- the hrpA gene encoding ATP-dependent RNA helicase HrpA: protein MSFSVAELKQQIEQSQTRDRHRLRRQLQRLGKSPQREALEQLADRIQRSVDKTRQKSDTRPPIEYPELPVSDQKDAIAEAIRDHQVVIIAGETGSGKTTQIPKICMELGRGATGIIGHTQPRRLAARSVANRIAEELDSPLGQAVGYKVRFTDKVSDSTYVKLMTDGILLAELQQDRYLNQYDTIIIDEAHERSLNIDFILGYLKQLLPKRPDLKLIITSATIDPQRFSKHFNDAPIIEVSGRTYPVEVRYRPIQEEGGEDRDQTQAIIDAVDELGRESRGDILVFLSGEREIRDTADALNKQQWRGTEVLPLYARLSSAEQNRIFSPHGGRRIVLATNVAETSLTVPGIKYVIDPGFARISRYSYRSKVQRLPIEPVSQASANQRAGRCGRVSEGICIRLYSEEDFMARPEFTDPEILRTNLASVILQMLAIGLGDIDGFPFVQPPDSRHIKDGFRLLDELGAIRQQGKGFNRAKLTRQGRQIARLPVDPRYARMVVEAASRDCLSEVIIITAALSIQDPRERPQEKRQAADQAHSEYQDKDSDFIAFYNLWQSFKQQQKALSGNQFRKWCKQQFLNYLRLREWQDIVSQLKQAIADLGFGINSQPSDYDAIHQSIASGLLSHIGFKDKEREYLGARNTRFMIFPGSGLAKSAPKWLMAAELVETSRLFARDVARIQPQWLEPLARHLVKYHHAEPYWSKKQGAVMAKERVSLYGLDIVPSRPVRFANIDPVASREIFIREALVNLNTKLDYAFLRENQRQIAEIEAEEAKARRRDILVDEEHLMQFYDEHLPDSVVGEAEFRRWWKQAHQQVDLVLTRDKLMRDDGSTVSELDYPEAWQQGNLTLPLSYHFEPKDDDDGVSVEIPLPLLNQVRPHGFDWHVPGLREELITTLIKSLPKRLRRNFVPAPDYASASVSAMEVGDSPFLDSLSHHLKRMTGVEVPEDEWDWAGLPQHLKMNFKVFDHNHKLLAQGRDLLALQQQLKGQVTENLQQVASPGIEQDSLSDWQFGPLPTEYHQQQGSYEVKAYPALVDEGKSVAIKLFDGEQKAQQAHRQGVRRLLLLQLPSPVSYLQQKLPNKAKLGLYFNPFGQIKALIDDCIAAVLDDAIINWPEDVRDPEQFDALKEQVRGRLNDEVLAVAVKVETGLTRAHGIHKKIKGNVPMTMINAIGDIKATLDDLVYPGFVTDLGVERMDDWNRYLQAIERRLEKLPIDPTRDRQHQLSIEKVQLRWQAKLNKVPKGQVVPEALKNVRWMLHELRVSYFAQQLGTAYPISEKRIINELETL, encoded by the coding sequence TTGAGTTTTTCTGTTGCCGAACTAAAACAACAAATCGAACAGAGTCAGACCAGGGATCGCCACCGCTTGCGCCGTCAATTGCAGCGGCTTGGCAAGTCACCGCAGAGGGAAGCTCTTGAGCAACTCGCCGACAGGATTCAACGTTCGGTGGATAAGACCCGCCAGAAATCGGACACGCGTCCGCCTATTGAGTACCCTGAGCTACCAGTCAGTGATCAGAAAGACGCCATTGCCGAGGCGATCCGTGACCATCAGGTCGTCATCATTGCCGGGGAGACCGGCTCAGGCAAAACCACTCAGATCCCCAAGATATGCATGGAACTGGGCCGTGGTGCGACCGGCATTATTGGTCATACCCAGCCACGACGACTGGCGGCGCGCAGTGTCGCTAACCGTATCGCCGAAGAACTGGACTCGCCGCTGGGCCAGGCGGTGGGTTACAAGGTGCGCTTCACCGATAAGGTCAGTGATTCTACCTATGTGAAGTTGATGACCGATGGCATCTTACTGGCTGAGTTGCAACAGGACAGGTACCTGAATCAGTACGATACCATCATCATCGATGAGGCCCATGAGCGCAGTCTCAATATCGATTTTATTCTCGGATATTTAAAACAACTGCTGCCCAAGCGGCCCGATCTGAAGCTTATCATCACCAGTGCCACCATCGATCCACAGAGGTTCTCAAAGCACTTCAATGACGCTCCTATCATCGAGGTCAGTGGTCGTACCTATCCAGTGGAAGTGCGCTATCGGCCGATACAGGAAGAGGGCGGTGAAGATCGCGATCAGACTCAGGCCATCATCGATGCGGTGGACGAGTTAGGCCGTGAATCGCGTGGCGATATTCTGGTGTTTCTCAGCGGCGAACGAGAGATACGGGATACCGCCGATGCCTTAAATAAGCAACAGTGGCGAGGTACTGAGGTTCTGCCATTGTACGCGCGATTATCCTCCGCCGAGCAAAACCGTATTTTTTCCCCTCACGGCGGTCGGCGCATCGTGCTGGCCACCAATGTGGCGGAAACCTCGCTCACGGTTCCCGGCATAAAGTATGTGATCGATCCTGGCTTTGCTCGTATCAGTCGTTATAGCTATCGCAGTAAGGTACAGAGGCTGCCCATCGAACCAGTCTCTCAAGCTTCAGCCAATCAACGCGCTGGGCGTTGCGGCCGGGTGTCTGAGGGTATTTGCATCAGGCTGTATTCAGAAGAAGACTTCATGGCTCGGCCCGAGTTTACCGATCCAGAGATTCTGCGGACCAATCTGGCCTCGGTGATCCTGCAGATGCTGGCCATCGGTCTTGGTGATATTGACGGCTTTCCTTTTGTGCAGCCACCGGATTCACGCCATATCAAGGATGGCTTCCGGTTGCTCGATGAATTGGGTGCCATCCGCCAGCAAGGCAAAGGCTTTAACCGGGCTAAGTTGACCCGTCAGGGCCGCCAGATAGCCCGTTTACCGGTTGACCCGCGCTATGCCCGGATGGTGGTTGAAGCGGCTTCCCGAGATTGTTTGTCGGAGGTGATTATCATCACCGCGGCGCTGAGTATTCAGGATCCCAGAGAGCGGCCTCAGGAAAAACGTCAGGCAGCCGATCAAGCTCATAGCGAGTATCAGGACAAGGATTCCGACTTTATCGCCTTTTACAATCTGTGGCAGAGTTTTAAGCAGCAACAGAAGGCCTTGTCGGGCAATCAGTTTCGCAAATGGTGTAAGCAGCAGTTTCTCAATTATCTGCGTCTGCGCGAATGGCAGGATATTGTCAGCCAGCTTAAGCAGGCGATTGCGGATCTCGGCTTTGGCATTAACAGCCAGCCAAGCGACTATGATGCCATTCATCAGTCAATCGCATCAGGCCTGCTGTCTCATATCGGTTTTAAAGACAAAGAAAGAGAGTATCTGGGTGCTCGTAATACCCGCTTTATGATTTTTCCCGGTTCGGGACTGGCCAAGTCGGCACCAAAGTGGCTGATGGCCGCCGAATTGGTGGAAACCTCCCGCCTGTTTGCCCGGGATGTGGCACGCATTCAACCCCAATGGCTAGAGCCGCTGGCCAGGCATCTGGTGAAGTATCATCACGCCGAACCCTATTGGTCTAAGAAACAGGGCGCGGTTATGGCCAAGGAGCGCGTTTCTTTGTACGGACTGGACATTGTGCCGTCCCGGCCGGTGCGTTTTGCCAATATCGATCCCGTTGCCAGTCGGGAAATTTTTATCCGAGAGGCGTTGGTTAACCTGAACACCAAGCTGGATTACGCGTTTTTGCGCGAGAATCAGCGGCAGATCGCCGAGATAGAGGCAGAGGAAGCCAAGGCTCGCCGTCGTGATATTTTGGTGGACGAAGAACACTTAATGCAGTTTTACGACGAGCATCTGCCTGATTCCGTGGTTGGCGAAGCGGAATTCCGCCGCTGGTGGAAACAGGCCCATCAGCAGGTGGACTTAGTGCTGACCCGGGATAAACTGATGCGTGATGATGGTAGTACTGTTAGTGAGCTGGATTACCCAGAAGCCTGGCAGCAAGGCAACCTGACCCTTCCGCTGAGCTATCATTTCGAACCCAAAGACGACGATGACGGAGTCAGTGTTGAGATACCCCTGCCTTTGTTGAACCAGGTCCGCCCGCATGGTTTTGACTGGCATGTGCCCGGGCTACGTGAAGAATTGATTACGACTTTGATAAAGTCGCTGCCAAAACGTTTACGCCGCAATTTTGTTCCGGCACCGGATTATGCAAGTGCCAGTGTGTCGGCGATGGAAGTGGGCGACAGCCCCTTTTTGGACTCACTGAGCCATCATCTTAAACGCATGACCGGTGTTGAAGTGCCTGAGGATGAGTGGGACTGGGCGGGATTGCCACAGCACTTAAAGATGAACTTTAAGGTGTTTGATCATAACCACAAGTTACTCGCTCAAGGACGAGATCTGCTGGCTTTGCAACAGCAGTTAAAAGGTCAGGTAACTGAGAACCTGCAGCAGGTGGCCAGTCCGGGCATAGAACAAGACAGTCTGAGCGATTGGCAGTTTGGGCCACTGCCCACTGAATACCATCAGCAACAGGGCAGCTACGAGGTGAAGGCTTATCCGGCGCTGGTGGATGAAGGCAAGTCTGTCGCCATCAAGTTGTTCGACGGTGAGCAGAAGGCGCAGCAAGCCCATCGTCAGGGGGTGCGCAGACTGCTGTTGTTACAGTTACCCTCTCCGGTGAGTTATCTGCAGCAAAAGCTCCCCAACAAGGCTAAGCTGGGGCTGTACTTTAACCCTTTCGGACAAATCAAGGCGCTGATCGACGACTGTATTGCGGCCGTGCTGGACGATGCCATCATTAACTGGCCAGAAGATGTCCGTGACCCTGAGCAGTTTGACGCCCTCAAGGAGCAGGTGCGTGGCAGGCTCAACGACGAGGTACTCGCGGTAGCGGTCAAAGTTGAGACTGGTCTCACTCGTGCTCACGGTATCCACAAGAAGATTAAAGGCAATGTACCCATGACCATGATTAATGCCATTGGTGATATTAAGGCGACACTGGATGATCTGGTCTACCCCGGCTTTGTGACCGATCTGGGCGTGGAACGAATGGATGACTGGAATCGCTACTTACAGGCTATCGAACGGCGTCTGGAAAAGCTGCCTATCGATCCAACGCGCGACCGACAGCATCAGCTGAGTATCGAAAAAGTCCAGCTGCGCTGGCAAGCCAAGCTGAATAAAGTGCCAAAGGGACAGGTGGTGCCAGAAGCCTTAAAAAACGTACGTTGGATGCTGCATGAGCTCAGGGTGTCGTATTTCGCTCAGCAGTTGGGTACAGCCTATCCCATCTCTGAAAAACGCATTATCAACGAGTTAGAGACTTTGTAA
- the yccX gene encoding acylphosphatase gives MNKNTGIRAIVYGQVQGVFFRKSTQQQAIKLGLTGYAKNLPDGSVEVQADGGHDKLQLLVDYLHRGPEQARVDRVVVEERPAQDYTGFEVR, from the coding sequence ATGAATAAAAACACGGGCATTAGAGCCATCGTATATGGTCAGGTACAGGGCGTATTTTTTCGCAAGAGTACCCAGCAACAGGCAATCAAGCTGGGATTAACTGGCTATGCCAAAAACCTGCCCGATGGTAGCGTTGAGGTGCAGGCTGATGGCGGCCATGACAAGCTACAGTTGCTGGTGGACTATCTGCATAGGGGGCCTGAGCAGGCCAGGGTGGACAGAGTTGTTGTCGAGGAGCGTCCTGCTCAGGATTATACAGGCTTTGAGGTTCGCTGA
- a CDS encoding NAD(P)H-quinone oxidoreductase, with protein MRYFTVDEHGQMQLAEMDKPNPGDYEVIIKVKAFGINRADLLQKQGKYPPPRGESQVLGLEVSGTLESVGSMVTAWHEGDRVCALVPGGGYAEYVRVRAEHLMPLPDNMSFSDGAGLMEVFLTAYQALFWLGKLAEGQKVLIHAGASGVGSAAIQLAKSRGAQVAITASNADKLSFCGRLGADVTINYRQQDFVDTVRERLGGVDLILDVVGGDYLNRNLRALNLDGRIVTLAILGGRFADKLDMARLLQKRATVMGSTLRNRSDAYKAELIQALNKDCLALFGQGSLMPCVDRVFSPEQIDQAHQRMARNENLGKLVIHW; from the coding sequence ATGCGTTACTTCACCGTCGATGAGCACGGCCAGATGCAATTGGCTGAAATGGATAAGCCCAATCCCGGTGACTATGAGGTCATTATCAAGGTAAAGGCTTTTGGTATAAACCGGGCCGATCTGCTGCAAAAACAGGGCAAGTACCCACCTCCTAGGGGGGAAAGCCAGGTTTTGGGTCTTGAGGTGTCCGGTACCCTTGAGTCTGTAGGCAGCATGGTAACTGCCTGGCACGAAGGCGATCGCGTATGCGCATTAGTGCCGGGCGGCGGTTATGCTGAGTACGTCAGAGTTAGAGCCGAGCACCTGATGCCACTGCCCGATAATATGAGTTTTAGCGATGGCGCGGGACTCATGGAAGTGTTTCTAACCGCTTATCAGGCATTATTCTGGCTCGGTAAGTTGGCAGAAGGGCAAAAGGTATTAATCCACGCAGGGGCCAGCGGCGTCGGTTCGGCGGCCATTCAACTGGCGAAAAGTCGGGGGGCACAGGTGGCCATAACGGCATCTAATGCCGACAAACTCAGCTTCTGCGGGCGACTTGGCGCGGATGTGACCATTAATTACCGCCAGCAGGACTTTGTCGATACAGTGCGAGAGCGCCTGGGGGGTGTGGATCTCATTCTGGATGTGGTGGGGGGAGATTATCTCAATCGCAACCTGAGAGCGTTGAATCTGGACGGCCGTATTGTCACTCTGGCCATCCTGGGTGGGCGTTTTGCGGATAAGCTTGATATGGCACGGCTTTTACAGAAACGGGCCACGGTAATGGGGTCAACGCTGCGAAATCGCTCCGATGCCTACAAGGCGGAGCTGATTCAAGCCTTAAACAAAGATTGTCTGGCTCTGTTCGGGCAGGGCAGCTTAATGCCCTGCGTGGATAGGGTCTTTTCCCCAGAACAGATAGACCAAGCCCATCAGCGAATGGCGCGTAATGAGAACCTCGGCAAGTTAGTTATTCACTGGTAA
- the dnaQ gene encoding DNA polymerase III subunit epsilon, with product MARQIVLDTETTGIDPKQGHRIIEIGCVEMINRRLTGNNFHVYIHPEREVEQEAIEVHGITNEYLADKPKFHAIADDFVDYIRGAELVIHNAPFDVGFMNHEFGLLGKPQDLTNQLCQIRDTLTMARELFPGQRNSLDALCKRYGIDNSHRTLHGALLDAEILADVYLHMTGGQTALNLHGHQNSGNDNNGAESIRRLTADRNPLKVIRATADELEAHEQRLDLIEEEGGQCIWRQ from the coding sequence ATGGCAAGACAGATAGTATTGGATACCGAGACGACGGGCATTGATCCTAAGCAGGGGCATCGCATCATTGAGATCGGCTGTGTCGAAATGATCAATCGTCGCCTGACGGGCAATAATTTTCATGTCTATATTCATCCCGAAAGAGAGGTAGAACAAGAAGCCATTGAGGTCCATGGCATTACCAATGAATACCTGGCGGATAAACCCAAGTTTCACGCCATCGCCGACGACTTTGTCGATTATATTCGCGGTGCTGAACTGGTGATCCATAACGCGCCTTTCGATGTGGGGTTTATGAACCATGAATTTGGTTTATTGGGTAAACCACAGGATCTGACCAACCAGTTATGTCAGATTCGGGACACCCTGACCATGGCGCGGGAGCTGTTCCCAGGGCAGAGAAACAGCCTGGATGCGTTGTGTAAACGCTATGGCATCGACAACTCCCATCGTACACTGCACGGTGCCTTATTGGATGCTGAGATTCTGGCCGACGTCTATTTGCACATGACCGGTGGTCAGACGGCTTTGAATTTGCATGGTCATCAAAATAGTGGCAACGACAACAATGGTGCGGAGTCCATCCGTCGTTTAACCGCCGATCGAAATCCGCTAAAGGTTATTCGGGCCACCGCCGATGAACTAGAAGCGCATGAACAGCGTTTGGACTTGATCGAAGAGGAAGGCGGCCAGTGCATATGGCGCCAATAG
- a CDS encoding PilZ domain-containing protein: MLGYEDKRDYLRMMVNTPVELAVDDAESLRTLTGLCKDLSASGMSIEVEESIEPGAQVRVSMDSPNSQLPSLNAKTKVVRCQSEDDGQFIVGLEILEMI; the protein is encoded by the coding sequence ATGCTGGGCTATGAAGATAAAAGGGATTATTTACGCATGATGGTGAACACGCCGGTGGAGCTGGCCGTGGACGATGCTGAGTCTTTGCGCACTCTGACTGGGCTGTGTAAGGATTTAAGCGCCAGTGGCATGTCCATTGAAGTGGAAGAAAGCATTGAGCCTGGAGCACAGGTTCGGGTTAGCATGGATTCACCCAACAGTCAGTTACCTTCCCTGAATGCCAAAACTAAGGTGGTGCGCTGTCAGTCTGAGGACGATGGACAATTTATTGTCGGACTGGAAATTCTGGAGATGATCTAG
- a CDS encoding TIGR03503 family protein, producing the protein MTKHLWALAGVLLSLTVWAQQGEEEQSESDKANPITMLGNEYLNSIELLNNRFRIDYKVDEVTMVFFREYGSAPVVLVRPDGSKIFASDEDVEMAGEPGADKIRWFDDVNYDLIRIKEPMPGPWQAIGAIKPNSRIMVISDLKLEVEPFPETLFKGEVLKVIATLSNDGEPIDEVGFRDVVELEVELVSTNDAEYDNFGAGTVTLATFKDDGRGMDERPADGLFTGQFNLRINSGKWTPVYRVKSELFNREHRGEPVHLLPNPFELSVELDKGDGRHHLFIDATHPKIDMESVLIDGKVRYPNGDVQNFSLTETGPGPREFEIFNYEYGMFRAKVTAFGNTTSGRDFIMDVPEFSFLAEEQAVKQQQAMAEQPQDDNQAEAGTSGEASLSEAQEASNIAGNLDGMAMPQSFAPAPEEQAEQGMSGQMLLIIIIAANVLIVLTGGGMIWYFQRPRSKTDPEHEELLDTETQSSPKTTKGKDDGLLDLSMPDED; encoded by the coding sequence ATGACAAAACATTTATGGGCCTTAGCAGGCGTGTTATTGAGTTTGACGGTATGGGCGCAACAGGGAGAGGAGGAGCAGTCTGAATCCGACAAGGCTAATCCTATTACCATGTTGGGAAATGAGTACCTCAATAGCATTGAACTGCTGAATAACCGGTTTCGTATCGATTATAAGGTCGATGAAGTCACCATGGTGTTTTTCCGTGAGTATGGCAGTGCGCCGGTGGTGTTGGTCAGGCCCGATGGTTCTAAGATCTTCGCCAGCGATGAAGATGTGGAAATGGCCGGTGAGCCGGGTGCCGATAAGATTCGTTGGTTCGATGACGTGAACTATGACCTGATCCGCATTAAAGAGCCCATGCCCGGGCCCTGGCAAGCCATAGGGGCGATCAAGCCCAATAGCCGAATTATGGTGATTAGTGATCTCAAGCTGGAAGTTGAGCCGTTCCCCGAGACTCTGTTCAAAGGCGAAGTGTTAAAGGTGATCGCGACACTCAGTAATGATGGCGAGCCTATCGACGAAGTTGGCTTTCGTGATGTGGTGGAGCTTGAGGTCGAGCTGGTCAGTACCAATGACGCTGAATACGATAACTTCGGCGCCGGTACCGTCACCCTTGCCACCTTTAAAGATGATGGACGTGGCATGGATGAGAGGCCAGCGGATGGATTATTTACCGGACAGTTTAATCTGCGCATCAATTCCGGAAAATGGACACCGGTTTATCGGGTGAAATCTGAGCTGTTCAACCGAGAACACAGAGGCGAGCCCGTTCACCTGTTACCCAACCCTTTCGAACTGTCGGTGGAACTGGATAAGGGGGACGGACGCCATCATTTATTTATCGACGCTACACACCCCAAGATTGATATGGAGTCGGTGTTGATCGACGGTAAAGTACGTTACCCCAACGGTGACGTCCAAAACTTCTCGTTAACCGAGACAGGTCCCGGGCCCCGGGAATTCGAAATTTTTAATTACGAATACGGTATGTTTCGCGCAAAGGTGACCGCTTTTGGCAATACCACCTCGGGGCGTGATTTTATTATGGACGTGCCTGAGTTTAGTTTCCTCGCTGAAGAACAAGCGGTCAAGCAGCAACAGGCCATGGCTGAGCAACCGCAAGATGATAACCAGGCGGAAGCTGGCACCAGCGGTGAAGCGTCGCTCAGTGAAGCGCAAGAGGCTAGCAATATTGCCGGCAATCTGGATGGCATGGCCATGCCTCAGAGTTTCGCGCCAGCGCCGGAGGAGCAAGCCGAGCAGGGCATGTCCGGTCAAATGCTGCTGATCATCATTATCGCGGCCAATGTTCTGATTGTGCTGACCGGCGGTGGGATGATTTGGTACTTTCAGCGTCCGCGCAGTAAGACAGACCCCGAACACGAGGAGTTACTGGATACGGAAACCCAGTCCAGCCCAAAGACTACCAAAGGCAAGGATGATGGTCTGCTGGATTTGTCCATGCCTGATGAGGACTAG
- the rnhA gene encoding ribonuclease HI has product MKQIKIFTDGSCLGNPGPGGYGAVLEYGKHSKELSQGYQRTTNNRMEMMAAIAALESLNQACEVDLTTDSQYLRQGINQWIHNWRRNGWRTSNKKPVKNADLWQRLDATVQKHQIHWHWVKGHSGHPQNERCDDLARNAAQSDNLLEDTGFTSE; this is encoded by the coding sequence ATGAAACAAATTAAAATTTTTACCGATGGTTCTTGTCTGGGCAACCCAGGACCAGGCGGCTACGGAGCGGTACTCGAGTACGGGAAGCATTCTAAAGAGTTAAGCCAAGGCTATCAGCGTACCACCAATAACCGCATGGAGATGATGGCCGCCATTGCTGCACTTGAGAGTCTCAATCAGGCCTGCGAAGTTGACCTGACCACCGACAGCCAATACCTGCGTCAGGGCATCAACCAATGGATCCATAACTGGCGCAGAAATGGCTGGCGTACCAGTAACAAGAAACCGGTAAAAAACGCTGACCTGTGGCAGCGCCTGGATGCAACAGTGCAAAAACATCAGATTCACTGGCACTGGGTGAAAGGCCACTCGGGGCACCCCCAAAACGAACGTTGCGATGATTTAGCCCGCAATGCAGCACAAAGTGATAATTTGTTAGAAGACACGGGCTTTACCAGTGAATAA